AGCGCGTTCATCGTCTGATTTGGCGCGGCGGGCAGCGCTggttccaacagccgcgctaaaattTAGCTCGCGGGCGTAGCTCCAGCAGGCAcgttaaaatgcagcgcgcgcgctctCGCACGAACACTCCAGACTAGGTTGCATAGATATTTTTTAGATAATAAACGATACATAGTTCATTATAGCATAGATAAAACGATACATAGATATTTTACATAGTTCATAGCATAGATGGATAAAACTACAATGCAACTACATAAAAGTTATAGTGCAACTAATAAAAACTACGGTGCTACTAGATAAATTATTGTGCAACTACAACCTACTCTGAGTCGTCCTAATCATCATCATCCTCGCTGGTGTTGTCTGAGGTATCGAGCCAAATGTCCTCCCAACGAAAATCATTATCCCCAAAGATCGACTCCCCACCTGCTTCAATGATATCGCACTGTGATATGGTCAGTGACTTCCGCCGACGCCTGTCCACCCGCTCTGTGCGGCGCCTTGCCGTCCTTTCCGCCCAGTAGACGCGCTCGTTGGCGACGTCCTCCGGTGAcgccggcgccactccgccatggcttgCTCATCCTCCTCGgtgatgaggaggcggcgctgccgccgACGGTGCTCCGCACGGTCCTAGTCCGTGATAAGACGAGGCGAAGAGGCGACGGCCTGCACCTGCTCACTCGTGTAGATGTCGCGGAAGTTCATCTGCGACGGAGGCCTctctaggcgccacgccgccgtgtCGTACGTGCGGGCGGCCTCGTGTGCGGTCCCGAacgtgccgaggccgagccggacgtcATCGGACCGGATCTCGGCGTATTACGTGCCGCCGGGGCGCTTGCGGACGCCGCGGTAGTCAGACGAtccccggcggcgcggcggcatggtggcgcggtggtggcagGGCGAGGAAGCGGCGAGCAAGCGGCAGAGAGAGCGTGTGACAGTGTGGAGGCCGCGTGGCGAGCGCCACAATTTATAGGCGCGCCGAAAGCGGTGCGCCAAATCTAGCGCGCGCGCAATCATTTtccgccaccgctggagcgcgtGAAAACGCCCCGCGCACACTAAAGTGACAGTTTACCGCGGCCCGCTTTTTTTGGCGccgctgttgaagatgctcttatcGTTGCGCCTTGTTCACCATCAGCCGATGTCGCGCCTTGATTGCTGACATTGTTCTCGGAAGAACAACTTGAAAGAGGGTCGGCAAAGGGTGAGACGTCTGATGAGATTTTGTCGAGACAGGCGATCACATGGCACAAATTTTCCACCATGGGCGATCTTATGACAAGGACACGCAAACCGGAACACATACCAATGCACACAAACTACAGTATGTTCCATGAACTCTCCGCAGTACTGCATTTACATCGCAGCCACCGGCCCCTCAAAAACGGAAGGCCACGCGCGAAAGGGAAACCAGTAGCCGCGGGTAAACCAAGCACAACGAATCACATACCACTATCGTCAAACAAATGCGACATGCAAGATCGACAGAGACACGCACCAAAGACCAAACCAAGCACACGATACAGACTGTTACACCGGGCAGAGACCAAAGTATCATGGAGAAGATCGAAAGGAGATCGCGCGACCTACTTGAACGACCGCCGGCCGACGCCGGCCGGCATGGACACGGTGGAGTCGACGCTGAGCCCGCTGACGGACCGCCGGTGCTTGTGCCGGCCGCCACCgcccgccgtggacgccgccggCGTGCCCACCCGCGACGGCGCGGCGGACTGGTCCCCGCCGCCCCGCCAGAACGGGCTCTTGGCCCAGCTCCCGATGCTGTGCCCGAGCCCGAACGAGAACCTGGGCTTCTGCTCCGCCGCGCGCCGCTccttgcccagctgctgctgcagcagGTGCGCGCGCGCCCGGGCCTTGGCGGACGCCGACATGGTCGGCGTCATGTAGTTGGGCACGCCGAACGCCGGGCAGCTCGTCAGGCTCTCGTCGTCGCGGACGCTGCCGCCCCCGCCGTGGCtcgacggcggcgccgccgcccCTCGCGCGCCCCGCGCGGGCTTGCTCGGCTGCTTGTAGTAGGCCGACGCCACCGACCGCGCCGGCGTGTTCGCGGCCGTCGTCATCGGCGTCGCCGTGCTCATCTGGCGGTGCGCGGCCGTCGTCGAGATCGGCGTCGGCATGCTCATCTGGCGGTGCCCGGTCATTGCCGACATCGGCGTCATCATGTTCATGTTCATCTCGCGGTGCCCGGCCGTGGACATCGGCGTCATCACGCTCATGGTCATCTCGCGGCGCGCGACGGCGGGCGTGGGCCTGGGCCGGCTGACCGCGGGCTCGACGTGGCGGGGGTAGTCGCGCTCGTGGCTGCTGCGGTCGATGGGCGACCACCACCATGGGTTCCGGCCCGACTGGAGGTCAGCCAGGATCGCGTGGGCCGCCATCGGCGTCGACTTCATCACCTACATCCATCCACGTGCCAAGAGGACACCAACATGAACAAATCAGGGTGCTAAAAAAGCCAAAAAAACCAGGAACATATTATCTTCTAATAAAAGAACTAGATTATGACAAGTGCAGGGAGAACATAGTAAACCATCCAAGTACCTACTGACAACGACATCACGCCTAGTTTCAGATAAGCAACACAGTGACACCACACCTCTGACAAAGAAAAACGTTGACAGTGTGGTTCTAGTTGGCCCATCGACGCCATCGAATCGAAGCACAAGAAAATTTTCATCACCTACACGTCCCTCTcagatgattcgtccaagcatcccTGATGCAGAACATGCACTAACTACTATAGTTGGACTGACAGAATGTATAAACAGCTCGTGCGAGACCGACCAGACAGGTGCAGAGAAGACACATTCCAACTCTCCAACAATGACACCACACCTCTGGGTGGGAAAAAATACGGTAGCTCGCTCACTAGCTTTTCGCTGGCCGCTCGAAAGTATTTTTTCGCACCTACTGGTCTCTGTCGGGAGGATGGATGGATGGAAGAGATGTTCGGTCACCCTCTCGCTAATATTAATCTGCTGTAACTACTCCCGCTGCTTGACTGACGGAAGGAATTAAGCTGTCCCTTTTGCTTGTTTCAGAATTCAGATTCAGACGTGATCGATCGTGCTGTGTGTATACTATTTTTTCTGGAAGATAATACGTAGAGTACGTACGTACCTGGTGGGAGTAGGAGTAGGCGAGGGCTCGCTCGCGCTTCATCACGGCCTCCGCCTTGCGCTTCGTCCTCGCGTCCTCCTCGTCCCGGCTCAGCAGGCTGTCGTCCCACACGCCGCCGTCCTGCACCTCCAAAACTTCGTCACATGCATGCACGGGTGAGTGTCAACGGAAAGACGAGCCAAGTGCCTGGCGTGCCGTGCGCACCTGCGAGCCGGAGCGCCAGCGGCGGCCGTCCCGGAGCATGGCGCCGTGGCGGTCGTTGCGCCGCTCCATGGCCTCCACGCGGCTGGCGCGGACCTGGGCCTGCACGCGCACCAGCGTCTGCATGCACCGCATCGCGTGCGCCGTCTGCCGCCGCACGCTGGGGCCGCGCACCACCGCCTGCAGCCGGATCAGGCCGCGCAGCGACCGGTAGCTCCGGCGCGCTGAGTAGCCCCGGAACGCGGCCTGGATCGCCACCGCGGCCGCGCGGGCCTGCTCCGGCGCCACGGCCCGCTGCCTCGCCCGTGTTCTGGTATGCTGCTGCTGCGGCTGCCGCCACTCGGCCATCTCCGCCCTGCCCTGCTGCAGCCGCTgcagcctctgctgctgctccctgTCGTGGTCGAACCGCCGGatgagcggcggcggcgaggacggcggcgcaGGCAGCTGGAGCACCGCcgcctgctgctgccgctgctgcttgTCACCGCCGGCGTCGCGCTCCCGCTCCCGATCACGCCCCCACTCCCGCTCGCGCTCGCGCGCCGCGGGCGTGGTCGGCGCcgtggcggcgacggtggcggtggTGGGCTTGGCGGGGGCGATCTGGTACTGCGCCGGCGGCCTGGCGTAGTACTGCCGCTCCATCTCGGCGTCGCCCAGGATCTTCTCGATGCTGCTGGGCTGCCGGTACAGCGGGATGCTCATCAGCGGCGCCGGGTCGGCGTGCGGCCGCGACCGCCCGAACCCCCATCGCTTCTTGTCCCTCGCGTTCCCCCGGTACTGCTGCGGCTGCGGGGGCGGCTGCTGCGGCGGGTACTGCGCTACCAGCTGCACCTGCCATGAATACATCTCACCGCTCAGTTATCTTCCCGAAAATTCTACA
The Triticum dicoccoides isolate Atlit2015 ecotype Zavitan chromosome 3A, WEW_v2.0, whole genome shotgun sequence genome window above contains:
- the LOC119269875 gene encoding protein IQ-DOMAIN 14-like, whose product is MGKKGSGWITALKKAFTTTPKDKPTNVQLVAQYPPQQPPPQPQQYRGNARDKKRWGFGRSRPHADPAPLMSIPLYRQPSSIEKILGDAEMERQYYARPPAQYQIAPAKPTTATVAATAPTTPAAREREREWGRDRERERDAGGDKQQRQQQAAVLQLPAPPSSPPPLIRRFDHDREQQQRLQRLQQGRAEMAEWRQPQQQHTRTRARQRAVAPEQARAAAVAIQAAFRGYSARRSYRSLRGLIRLQAVVRGPSVRRQTAHAMRCMQTLVRVQAQVRASRVEAMERRNDRHGAMLRDGRRWRSGSQDGGVWDDSLLSRDEEDARTKRKAEAVMKRERALAYSYSHQVMKSTPMAAHAILADLQSGRNPWWWSPIDRSSHERDYPRHVEPAVSRPRPTPAVARREMTMSVMTPMSTAGHREMNMNMMTPMSAMTGHRQMSMPTPISTTAAHRQMSTATPMTTAANTPARSVASAYYKQPSKPARGARGAAAPPSSHGGGGSVRDDESLTSCPAFGVPNYMTPTMSASAKARARAHLLQQQLGKERRAAEQKPRFSFGLGHSIGSWAKSPFWRGGGDQSAAPSRVGTPAASTAGGGGRHKHRRSVSGLSVDSTVSMPAGVGRRSFK